GCGTTTATGGTAGTGATCATgggagtgttttttttttttttttttctggcccCCCGAAGAGAGTCCATTTTTTGAAGCCGCGCGAGCAGGTGGGCTTTCCTCCCCTAAGGTAAAGAGCCTTTTCGAAAACTGCTCTCCTTGAGGCCCTTACCAGAAATGAATTCATTCCTATGCTCTGTAGggtgtgtatatgtgtggCCATACATGTGCAGGGTATGCCCCCTCGGGTGTAGGGAAGCCCAGTGGGGATGTTCCCCCTCCAAGTGATTAACAGGGAAAGCAACAAATAATTGGGGGGtcccaggggggaggagagagAGAGAACCCTTTTTGTTAACATAAACCTTGAGGTGGAGGGCAGGCTCGAAAGGGGATTCCCTCTGAAGTAGGACCCCTCCTTTCGTGGGTCCCAATTGAGGAAGAAGGGGGTAAGTCGAAGGGGGCAAGTCGAAGGGGGCGTTTGCACAGATTGCGAAGCAGCCAGATGTGGTTCCCCAAGTTGCTGCCTCCACTGCTGGTGTTCCTATTGGACGTGTGCGAAACGCGCGCGAAGGGGGGCAGGCAAGGCGCGCTCTTCCTGAACCCCCCCCTCGTCCCGTGGCAACGGGGGAGAGGCGCCAAGAGGGCGAGGAATGCGGCGAAGGGAAGCAGTGAAAGCGATGAATCGAACGAAGCGGACGCAGCTGAGCCCAACCTGCGGATTAACAAATTCGACGCGGAGGAGGTCAAAATAAACTCCAGCCTGAACGTCAACGTATTTCGCAGCGACAGCGATACGACCTCCGCGTACGACGAGGGGATCTGCATTTACAGCATTTTGAAAGACATAGAGGTGAAGGATGTGAAGAGAGTGCCCCGGTTTAACCAGAAGCTAGCCAACGTCCATCTGCAGAAGGAGAGGGATTGCCTGAAGCTTAGCAGAGGGAGGGAAGAAGACGCCCATTTGGATTCCCCCCTTATATACAAAGACACAAACTACCAGCTACCCTACGTGCTGAACTACTATCCAGATGacatgttcattttaaaCTTCGATGGGGTGATTAGCATGAATAAGCAGGAACAAATCGTCGTCGCGTTTTTGACTTTCCTCCGTTTATTTCAGATGCGGTCTGGTGGAAGTACCCCACAGGGGTACCCCTCTCTGCTGTTCAATGGGAAACCCATAGAAGGTCTTCCcctgtataattttttccagtCGAGGAGTTACCTCTTCACGGAAGGAGAGACAAGCAGTGTGCCCCCCCCGAGTGACGACCCCTTCATTCTGTTGAAGCTCATTCCGAAATTTCTATACAGCAGATTTCTCTATCTTTATAAGTACCTAAAAAGTTTGGAAGATTTAGTAGTGGCCATTAAATACGTGTATGATGAGGTGGACTCTATATGTACCAAGCACAGGTATGACGTGAACGAGATGCTCCGGATTTGCCGAGAGAGGAACGGCATGCAGGCGAGGCTGGAAGAAGTGAGGGGGTACCTACACCGCGCAGATTTGAAGCAGCCCCACCAAGGAGAGTTGAAGCAACCCGAAGAGGAAGCCACAACCCAGACGCACCTTGAGACGCGCACCCAACTGCACATCTACAACCTGGTGAAGGAACTCACCAAGGGCACCTTCAACCCCTCCGTGATCTGcccttataaaaaaatggaaaacttcCAGAACGTCTTCCCGAGCTTCCACCACGACTTTGacgatttttataaaaaaaaaatgaacctcAAATTGTACCAGAGATATAGAGTAGATCCCAAATGGGTTCGAACCCAATTTGAGAGAACGAGGGAATTGCTAAAGAGACATGAGGCAGATGCGTATACCCACCTGATGCAGTATCGCTACCCTTGTGGAGAGTTAACTCAGCAGGAGAGGCAGAACCATCGGACTTTCAACTTCTGTGCAGTGGACTTGATTAACCACAACataaacgtttttaaaaaacccGTGTACATCGTTTCGACGATGGAGAGTGGCGGCTACATTGAGGAAACTCTCAAGCTGTTTGGCGTGGACGTTGCGAATGAGGGGGACGCCCACCTGCTGCGGATCTTTGGGAGGGACTacctgcggagggggggaggctccaaaaaattggcagGTGTGGGGGGAGGctccaaaaaattggcagGTGTGGGGGGAGGctccaaaaaattggcagGTGTGGGGGGAGActccaaaaaatttgcagGTGTGGGGGGAGACTCCCAAAAATCAGCAGTTGTGGGGGAAGTCTCCACTAATGAGGACCCCTCCAACTCGGTGATGGCCAACCTGATGAGGCTCTTCAACTCGCCCTACTTCGCAAAGGGTGCTCGGCGGGGTGGACACGAAGGCAGTCCGCATGGGGGAGGTGAAGGcagctttgccgcttccccccaggaTGACTACCTGTACGACCCCTACAACGTAGACCTGGACTACCTGAAGCACCGGGAGAAGACAAACAAACGGGACTACCACTTCGTCCACCACGGCTACTACCTCCACCTGCTGAGGGAGAAGTGCAATTTGATTAACCACATCATTGAGGAGTACCACCGGGGGGAAGAGCCCATTCACGTGATCGACCAGAAGTATGAAGACCTCAATGCCATGTGCAACGATAGTCGCTTCGGCCAAAAGGTTCGACTGTACCTTTGCGAGTGGGGGTACAACTCCTATGCAGACCGACTCAAGGCTATACACAACGACCGAGTGAAATCTTTCTCCCAATCCTTTAAGCTCGTTTTTCTGTGCTGCACGCCGCTGGACAGCCCGCGCCGCGAGCACACGCACGGCCGGGGCCTGCCCGCCGACTTCTACACCAAGTTCATGCTCAAGTACCTCCTCCGGAAGGGGCTCCTCACCCGTGCGGAAGCAAGCGCTGGTTAGCGGTGATGAGCGGTTCAAAAGCGGTTGCTAGATGACCGGTAACCGCCGCTaacctctttttcttttttgtaaccCCTAGCGAAGGCCACTTTGCCTGCCAGGTGGCTCCAACAGGGGTAGACCTACACCACGGGTGAGAAGCCCTCCGAAGGGACCTCCCAGCAAAGTGAGCAAAGTGAGCAAACGTAAACGACACGCGTTACATTACATGGCATGTGTCCGTGCCCATCTCCATCTCCAACTCCATCCCCATCTGGGGGGATCACAAAGGGGAGGTAGCTCACAACGGGAGGAGTCAACCTGCCACAACCACCCAACACGTAgacccccattttggcacttcttcccttttcgaTTTGACCTCCTTCAGGATaagcggagggggggagtgGGGAGGAAACTCCCATTGTAAATCTCCACGCTGCTCCTACTCGCAGATGTTCAAagggtaggaaaaaaaaaataaataataataataataataagtgCACGCGCAATGGAGTGGCCGCCCGCCAACGCGCGCTTAGGCGCACGGTTGCGCGGATACCCCACCGCTGCGTTGTTGGCACGCCTTTACAACGCGTCTGCTTTTCCACCGCTGCGTTGCTCCTCTTCCCCGGCTACGCCGCtacgccgctcccccaccGCGGCGTACTTATGCGCGTGCATGTGGTGCGCCTTGGAGAGGTTGAAGGCGTCGAGCAGGAACTCGTCGAGCTGGTAGAGGTGCAGGTTGAGGTCCCCGGCGGACTGGGCGGCGTAGACGTCCCTGCCCGTGTAGAAGACCTGCGGCACGGCGATGTCCCAGCCGGGGTTGTCCCTCTTGAGCTGCTGAATGGCTGCCTCGATTCGCCGGGAGACGTAGAACCAGGGCCCCATATTCATGTGTTCTTCTTGAACCCAAATGACGTCCCTCAAGTTGGGGTAGCGCTGCAAATCCTGCATGAACTGCTTAAAGGGGAAGGGAGACAGCTGCTCAATGGTGGCTATGGCAACGTCTTTAATCTCATTGGCTTCTCTATAATTGAGTAGGTCGTAGTAGACTTGTCCTGAGCAGAGGATAATCCGTTTGATGTGCTCCTTATCGTTGAGTTTGTGCTCTTGTTGTTCGGGGAGGTAGGGCAAGAACTCAgtaggggggaggaaatttTCGATCGTATCAAAGGCCATTCTcatttttagcattttcTTAGGAGTGATTGCAATGAGGGGCTTCCTAAACGACCTGTGCATTTGTCTCCTCAACGCGTGGAAGAGGTTAGACGGCTTGGTACAGTTAATCACCTGCATGTTGTGTTGCTGTATAATCGTTTTGTCTTTCTCTACAGAGTAGGTAGCGATATCCTCCCTATCATCACAGAGCTGTAGAAATCGTTCTATTCGAGCGGAGGAGTGTTCTGGGCCTTGCCCATCATACCCATGAGGGAGGAACATGACGATGCCGGACTGCTTATTCCACTTGGTCTCTCCCGAAGCGATGTAATTATCTATCATTACTTGAGCCCCATTGGCAAAGTCACCAAATTGGGCTTCCCAAACGACGAGGGCATCTGGGTGTTCGTAGCTGTAACCGATTTCGAAGCCTAGCGCGGCATACTCGGAGAGCAGCGAGTTATTCACCTCAATACTGTGGGGCGTTTTTAACGATCCAAAGATGTTGTACGATTCGTAGGTAACCTGGTCGTGGAGCACCGCATGTCTGTGGGAGAAGGTCCCCCTTTGGGAGTCTTGTCCGGAGAGTCTCGCGTGAAATCCATCGGAGAGAAGCGTCGCATAAGCCAACAGTTCAGCTGTCCCAAAGTCGATATTCTTTCCTGTTTGCAGACTATCAATGCGTCCCTTAAACAGTTTGGCAATGATCGGATGGGCATGGAAGTTCTCCCTTATGGTGAATATCTGCTTTCCTAAATCGAGAAGGACCTTCCTCTCCACGCCTGTCTTTCTAGAGGG
Above is a genomic segment from Plasmodium vivax chromosome 5, whole genome shotgun sequence containing:
- a CDS encoding hypothetical protein, conserved (encoded by transcript PVX_089320A; Apicoplast targeted protein. Curated by Stuart Ralph, Walter and Eliza Hall Institute of Medical Research, Australia.) — translated: MWFPKLLPPLLVFLLDVCETRAKGGRQGALFLNPPLVPWQRGRGAKRARNAAKGSSESDESNEADAAEPNLRINKFDAEEVKINSSLNVNVFRSDSDTTSAYDEGICIYSILKDIEVKDVKRVPRFNQKLANVHLQKERDCLKLSRGREEDAHLDSPLIYKDTNYQLPYVLNYYPDDMFILNFDGVISMNKQEQIVVAFLTFLRLFQMRSGGSTPQGYPSLLFNGKPIEGLPLYNFFQSRSYLFTEGETSSVPPPSDDPFILLKLIPKFLYSRFLYLYKYLKSLEDLVVAIKYVYDEVDSICTKHRYDVNEMLRICRERNGMQARLEEVRGYLHRADLKQPHQGELKQPEEEATTQTHLETRTQLHIYNLVKELTKGTFNPSVICPYKKMENFQNVFPSFHHDFDDFYKKKMNLKLYQRYRVDPKWVRTQFERTRELLKRHEADAYTHLMQYRYPCGELTQQERQNHRTFNFCAVDLINHNINVFKKPVYIVSTMESGGYIEETLKLFGVDVANEGDAHLLRIFGRDYLRRGGGSKKLAGVGGGSKKLAGVGGGSKKLAGVGGDSKKFAGVGGDSQKSAVVGEVSTNEDPSNSVMANLMRLFNSPYFAKGARRGGHEGSPHGGGEGSFAASPQDDYLYDPYNVDLDYLKHREKTNKRDYHFVHHGYYLHLLREKCNLINHIIEEYHRGEEPIHVIDQKYEDLNAMCNDSRFGQKVRLYLCEWGYNSYADRLKAIHNDRVKSFSQSFKLVFLCCTPLDSPRREHTHGRGLPADFYTKFMLKYLLRKGLLTRAEASAG